A stretch of the Ochrobactrum sp. BTU1 genome encodes the following:
- the rsmI gene encoding 16S rRNA (cytidine(1402)-2'-O)-methyltransferase, with amino-acid sequence MSEFLDEQKREFVVGGTAQRARPIEPALYIVSTPIGNLGDMTLRGLEVLASADIVACEDTRVTRVLLDRYGISRRPISYHEHNAAEAGAKLIAALESGKSVALVSDAGTPLVSDPGFRLVGEAREAGIRVVPVPGASALLAALAASGLPTDAFMFCGFLPVKHGQKTSKLESLKNIEATLVFYESPNRTATTLADMAEVFGDGREAALCRELTKAYETIVTATLGELKQQFDGEDRIRGEVVLLVGPPTGEAGPQSEEDIDKLLLSLSQELPPSKAAGEAAKMTGGQKSVLYQRLMQLKAQD; translated from the coding sequence ATGAGTGAATTTTTGGACGAACAGAAACGCGAATTTGTTGTCGGTGGCACCGCCCAGCGTGCACGTCCGATCGAACCTGCGCTCTATATCGTCTCGACCCCGATTGGTAATCTCGGCGACATGACGCTGCGCGGGCTGGAAGTGCTTGCGAGTGCCGACATTGTGGCCTGTGAAGATACCCGCGTGACCCGCGTGTTGCTCGATCGCTATGGCATTTCGCGTCGCCCGATCAGCTATCACGAACATAATGCCGCTGAGGCAGGCGCAAAGCTGATCGCAGCCCTTGAAAGCGGCAAGAGTGTTGCGCTCGTTTCAGATGCAGGCACGCCACTTGTGTCCGATCCGGGCTTCCGCCTTGTGGGCGAGGCCCGTGAGGCAGGCATTCGTGTGGTGCCGGTGCCTGGTGCTTCAGCACTCCTTGCGGCACTGGCTGCTTCCGGACTTCCGACTGATGCATTCATGTTTTGCGGCTTTTTGCCGGTCAAACACGGCCAGAAGACATCCAAGCTCGAAAGCCTCAAGAATATCGAAGCAACGCTTGTATTCTATGAATCGCCCAACCGCACGGCGACAACGCTCGCCGATATGGCGGAGGTCTTTGGCGATGGGCGTGAAGCAGCCCTTTGCCGCGAGCTGACCAAAGCCTATGAAACCATCGTGACTGCAACTCTGGGTGAGTTGAAGCAGCAATTTGATGGCGAAGATCGTATTCGCGGTGAAGTCGTGTTGCTGGTTGGTCCGCCAACAGGAGAAGCCGGTCCGCAGAGCGAAGAGGATATCGACAAGCTGTTGCTGTCATTGTCGCAGGAATTGCCGCCATCAAAAGCTGCAGGCGAGGCAGCAAAGATGACTGGTGGGCAGAAATCAGTGCTGTATCAGCGCCTGATGCAATTGAAGGCGCAGGACTGA
- the rdgB gene encoding RdgB/HAM1 family non-canonical purine NTP pyrophosphatase gives MRVLEKGKLIVASHNAGKLREFDGLIAPFGFEVSSVAALGLPEPEETGTTFEQNAYIKALAAAEATGLPSLSDDSGMMVDALDGNPGVYTADWAETEDGTRDFNMAMQKVEDLLQEKGALTPAERKARFVSVICLAWPDGEAQYYRGEVEGTLIWPPRGDIGFGYDPVFKPEGYEKTFGEMTADEKHGWTPGDASALSHRARAFKLFAEKALGVVSDMPE, from the coding sequence ATGCGGGTGCTTGAAAAAGGCAAACTGATCGTTGCATCGCACAATGCAGGCAAATTGCGCGAATTCGATGGGCTGATCGCCCCATTTGGCTTCGAGGTCAGTTCTGTTGCGGCTCTCGGCCTGCCGGAGCCGGAAGAAACCGGAACGACGTTTGAGCAGAATGCCTATATTAAGGCACTGGCCGCAGCAGAAGCCACAGGTTTGCCTTCTCTGTCTGACGATTCTGGCATGATGGTTGACGCGCTTGATGGCAATCCCGGCGTTTACACTGCTGACTGGGCGGAGACCGAAGACGGCACGCGCGATTTCAATATGGCGATGCAGAAGGTTGAAGATCTTCTGCAGGAAAAGGGTGCTCTCACCCCTGCCGAGCGTAAGGCGCGCTTTGTTTCGGTTATCTGCCTTGCATGGCCGGATGGTGAAGCACAATATTACCGCGGTGAAGTGGAAGGCACACTGATCTGGCCTCCGCGCGGCGATATTGGCTTCGGTTATGATCCGGTATTCAAGCCGGAAGGCTATGAAAAGACCTTCGGCGAAATGACTGCTGACGAGAAGCACGGCTGGACGCCGGGCGACGCGTCCGCGCTTTCGCATCGTGCGCGTGCCTTCAAGCTGTTTGCGGAAAAGGCGCTCGGTGTTGTTTCGGATATGCCCGAATGA
- a CDS encoding YraN family protein, translating into MSELREKKRVAFFRGHSAERLAAFALMLKGFRIVARRYRTRLGEIDLIARRGNLVLIVEVKARTSVEAAQLAVTPQAMRRIEAAADMWLQRQKDYAQLSLRFDLVAVLPRRWPKHLPAFFTSGNYS; encoded by the coding sequence ATGAGTGAACTCCGCGAGAAAAAGCGTGTTGCTTTCTTTCGCGGACACAGCGCCGAGCGACTGGCAGCGTTTGCGCTTATGCTCAAAGGTTTTCGCATCGTGGCACGCCGCTACCGCACGCGGCTTGGCGAAATTGATCTGATCGCCCGGCGCGGCAATCTTGTTCTCATTGTTGAAGTCAAAGCACGGACAAGCGTTGAAGCAGCGCAACTTGCCGTCACGCCGCAGGCCATGCGTCGTATCGAGGCGGCTGCCGATATGTGGCTGCAACGCCAAAAAGACTACGCACAATTATCGCTGCGCTTTGACCTCGTAGCTGTTCTGCCACGTCGCTGGCCAAAGCACTTGCCAGCATTTTTTACGTCGGGCAATTATAGCTAG
- a CDS encoding VOC family protein — translation MQASRILETALYVRDVAEAISFYRDIIGLEPVGKVSERNAFFRCGDGILLLFKAEETLKPPAPGSLPVPPHGTIGAGHVCFAATRHELDDWCSYLEKHGIAIESDFEWPNGARSIYFRDPSGNSLEFAEPKLWS, via the coding sequence ATGCAGGCATCCCGCATTCTTGAAACCGCGCTCTATGTCCGTGATGTTGCTGAGGCGATTTCGTTTTATCGCGATATCATCGGGCTTGAGCCGGTGGGCAAGGTCAGTGAACGCAATGCATTCTTCCGCTGTGGCGACGGTATTTTACTGTTGTTTAAGGCGGAAGAAACTTTGAAGCCACCCGCGCCCGGATCGCTGCCGGTGCCACCGCATGGGACGATCGGTGCAGGGCATGTCTGTTTTGCAGCCACACGTCATGAGCTTGACGACTGGTGCAGCTATCTCGAAAAGCACGGGATTGCTATCGAGTCTGATTTCGAATGGCCCAATGGCGCACGTTCGATTTATTTTCGCGATCCCTCCGGCAATTCGCTGGAATTCGCTGAGCCGAAACTTTGGAGTTAA
- the hrcA gene encoding heat-inducible transcriptional repressor HrcA — MIKSPEHQLLNALDQRSRDIFRLIVDSYLNDGDPVGSRNLSRLLPHSLSPATIRNVMSDLEHLGLIYAPHISAGRLPTQIGLRFFVDAFMEVGDLPPDERSSIEAQVRSAGMNNSVESVLTEASQVLSGLSRGAGLVLATKAEGALKHIEFVRLEPTRALAVLVMQNGDVENRVVNLPAGISASQLVEASNFLNAHIHGHTLSEAKSELEKLSEETRQELDQLSQELVAQGLAVWSGAGSDQPARLIVRGRANLLENIHAQEDIERLRHLFDDLETKDGMIQLLDLAESGSGVRIFIGSENKLFSLSGSSLVVAPYRDSEQRVVGALGVIGPTRLNYARIVPMVDYTAQIVSRLLR; from the coding sequence ATGATCAAGTCACCGGAACATCAGCTGCTTAATGCACTCGACCAGCGGTCGCGCGATATTTTCCGGCTGATCGTCGACAGTTACCTCAATGATGGCGATCCGGTCGGGTCGCGCAACCTGTCGCGCCTGCTGCCGCATAGTCTTTCGCCGGCCACCATTCGCAATGTGATGAGCGACCTTGAGCATCTTGGCCTCATCTATGCACCGCATATTTCCGCCGGGCGTCTGCCAACCCAGATCGGTCTGCGCTTCTTTGTCGATGCTTTCATGGAAGTGGGCGACCTGCCGCCTGATGAACGCTCCTCCATTGAGGCACAGGTGCGTTCGGCAGGCATGAACAATTCGGTAGAGAGCGTGCTGACAGAAGCCAGTCAGGTTCTTTCGGGCCTTTCGCGTGGTGCTGGCCTTGTGCTTGCAACCAAGGCCGAAGGTGCCCTCAAACATATCGAATTCGTGCGTCTTGAACCGACCCGCGCGCTTGCCGTGCTGGTGATGCAGAATGGCGATGTCGAGAATCGCGTTGTGAACCTGCCTGCTGGTATCTCCGCTTCGCAGCTGGTGGAGGCTTCCAACTTTCTCAACGCGCATATTCATGGCCACACACTGTCGGAAGCGAAATCGGAGCTGGAAAAGCTGTCGGAAGAAACCAGACAGGAACTTGATCAGCTCTCGCAGGAACTTGTTGCACAGGGACTGGCTGTGTGGAGCGGTGCGGGTTCTGACCAGCCTGCACGCCTCATCGTGCGCGGTCGTGCCAACCTGCTTGAGAACATTCATGCACAGGAAGATATTGAGCGCCTGCGCCACCTGTTCGACGACCTCGAAACCAAGGACGGCATGATCCAGCTCCTCGATCTGGCTGAATCGGGTTCTGGTGTGCGAATTTTCATCGGCTCGGAGAACAAGCTGTTCTCGCTCTCCGGTTCATCGCTGGTGGTCGCGCCTTATCGTGACAGCGAACAGCGTGTTGTTGGCGCTCTGGGCGTCATTGGACCAACCCGGCTCAACTATGCCCGCATCGTGCCGATGGTCGACTACACCGCGCAGATTGTCTCCCGATTGCTGCGCTAA
- the grpE gene encoding nucleotide exchange factor GrpE, whose protein sequence is MADEKNTPENPDLEQRDINNPRDRDALKRAADDFLKSRKAEARAEVEEEAVDTESLAANTIAALEADNAELKDQMLRLVAEMENLRKRTQRDVQDARTYAVTNFARDMLSVSDNLSRAHEAIPADALESDANLKSLAEGVEMTERAMLQALERHGVTKLNPEGEKFDPNFHQAIFEVPNPDLPANTVVQVMQAGYAIGDRVLRPAMVGVSKGGPKAAAETAPESNA, encoded by the coding sequence ATGGCTGATGAAAAGAATACACCCGAAAACCCCGATCTTGAGCAGCGCGATATCAACAATCCTCGTGATCGTGATGCGCTGAAGCGTGCTGCCGACGATTTTCTGAAAAGCCGCAAGGCTGAGGCACGCGCCGAGGTCGAAGAAGAAGCTGTTGACACCGAGAGCCTGGCTGCAAACACCATTGCAGCACTTGAAGCCGACAATGCAGAACTGAAAGATCAGATGCTGCGTCTCGTTGCAGAGATGGAAAACCTGCGCAAGCGCACACAGCGCGACGTGCAGGACGCACGCACCTATGCTGTGACAAATTTTGCCCGCGACATGCTCTCGGTTTCCGACAATCTGAGCCGCGCACACGAAGCCATTCCTGCCGACGCGCTGGAAAGCGACGCCAACCTCAAGTCGCTTGCCGAAGGTGTGGAAATGACCGAACGCGCCATGCTTCAGGCTTTGGAGCGTCACGGCGTGACCAAGCTTAACCCTGAAGGCGAAAAGTTCGACCCGAACTTCCATCAGGCTATTTTCGAAGTGCCTAACCCTGATCTGCCAGCCAATACGGTCGTGCAGGTCATGCAGGCCGGATACGCCATCGGTGACCGCGTGTTGCGTCCGGCGATGGTTGGCGTTTCCAAGGGCGGTCCAAAGGCTGCCGCCGAGACGGCACCTGAAAGCAATGCTTGA
- the rph gene encoding ribonuclease PH, whose product MRPSKRAADEMRAVSFERGVSKHAEGSCLVKFGDTHVLCTASLEEKVPGWMRNSGKGWVTAEYGMLPRSTGDRMRREAAAGKQGGRTQEIQRLIGRSLRAVVDLQALGEFQITVDCDVIQADGGTRTAAITGGWVALYDCLRWMEARQMIRFEKVLKDHIAAISCGIHEGQPVLDLDYVEDSAAETDSNFVMTGKGGIVEIQGTAEGAPFSEEEFAALMKLARGGINQLVELQKAALA is encoded by the coding sequence ATGCGTCCATCCAAGCGCGCTGCTGATGAAATGCGTGCCGTCTCTTTTGAGCGCGGCGTCTCCAAACATGCGGAAGGCTCGTGCCTCGTCAAGTTCGGCGACACCCACGTTCTGTGCACGGCAAGCCTTGAAGAAAAGGTGCCGGGCTGGATGCGCAATTCAGGCAAGGGCTGGGTCACTGCAGAATATGGCATGTTGCCACGTTCGACCGGCGACCGTATGCGCCGTGAAGCAGCCGCTGGAAAGCAGGGTGGTCGTACGCAGGAAATCCAGCGCCTTATCGGTCGTTCGCTGCGCGCAGTGGTTGATCTTCAGGCACTTGGCGAATTCCAGATCACGGTTGACTGCGATGTCATTCAGGCGGATGGCGGCACCCGTACAGCTGCGATCACCGGCGGTTGGGTTGCCCTTTATGATTGCCTGCGCTGGATGGAAGCGCGGCAGATGATCCGCTTTGAGAAGGTGCTTAAAGATCATATTGCGGCCATTTCCTGCGGCATCCACGAAGGTCAGCCTGTGCTTGATCTCGATTATGTCGAGGATTCGGCGGCAGAAACCGACAGCAATTTCGTGATGACCGGCAAGGGCGGCATTGTCGAAATTCAGGGTACAGCTGAAGGCGCACCATTCTCGGAAGAAGAGTTTGCAGCGCTTATGAAGCTTGCACGCGGCGGCATTAATCAGCTCGTCGAGTTGCAGAAGGCAGCACTTGCCTGA
- the hemW gene encoding radical SAM family heme chaperone HemW, with translation MNHHFSPPDASANILPIARADGETAFGVYLHWPFCLAKCPYCDFNSHVRHQPVDQPRFAEAFNREMDTLRARTGPRTVTSIFLGGGTPSLMQPSTVGSLLDGIASRWTVAPDIEVTLEANPTSVEADRFRGYRAAGVNRVSLGIQALNDPDLRRLGRMHSVEEAKAAIRLAREIFPRLSFDLIYARPNQTIEAWREELKEAIGLAADHLSLYQLTIEEGTQFYNLWKAGKLTTPDPDHAAALYEETQKITAEHGLPAYEISNHAVPGRESQHNLVYWRYGQYVGIGPGAHGRFVENGLRTVTMTEKHPETWLEKVASHGHGIIEEEHLDGEPQGDEFLMMGLRLREGIDLARYQRLTGHDIDRKRLERLVASGMIEKMDGSFIRATPDGALVLDALVADLAA, from the coding sequence ATGAACCATCATTTTTCTCCACCTGACGCTTCAGCGAATATTCTACCAATTGCGCGCGCAGATGGAGAAACGGCGTTTGGCGTTTATTTGCACTGGCCGTTCTGTCTGGCAAAATGTCCGTATTGCGACTTTAACAGCCATGTACGCCATCAGCCGGTTGACCAGCCACGCTTCGCGGAAGCTTTCAACCGTGAGATGGACACATTGCGCGCCCGCACAGGCCCGCGCACCGTCACCAGCATCTTTCTGGGCGGCGGTACGCCGTCGCTGATGCAGCCCTCGACGGTTGGCAGCCTGCTTGATGGTATTGCGTCGCGCTGGACTGTCGCGCCCGATATTGAAGTGACACTGGAAGCCAATCCGACAAGCGTGGAAGCTGATCGTTTCCGCGGCTATCGTGCAGCCGGCGTCAATCGCGTTTCGCTTGGCATCCAGGCACTGAACGATCCTGATCTGCGCCGTCTTGGGCGAATGCATTCGGTTGAAGAAGCCAAGGCCGCAATCCGGCTTGCGCGTGAAATTTTCCCGCGTCTGTCTTTCGATCTCATCTATGCACGTCCCAATCAGACGATTGAAGCCTGGCGTGAGGAGCTGAAAGAAGCCATCGGTCTTGCTGCCGATCATCTCTCGCTCTACCAGCTGACAATCGAAGAAGGCACACAGTTCTATAATCTCTGGAAGGCGGGCAAGCTCACCACGCCGGATCCGGATCATGCCGCCGCTCTTTATGAAGAAACGCAAAAGATCACCGCGGAACATGGTCTTCCGGCCTATGAGATTTCAAACCATGCGGTGCCGGGACGTGAATCCCAGCATAATCTGGTTTATTGGCGTTATGGGCAATATGTTGGTATCGGCCCCGGCGCGCATGGACGTTTTGTCGAAAACGGCTTGCGCACCGTTACAATGACCGAAAAGCACCCGGAAACATGGCTGGAAAAAGTGGCAAGTCACGGTCACGGTATTATCGAGGAAGAACATCTCGATGGTGAACCGCAGGGCGATGAATTTCTGATGATGGGCTTGCGGTTGCGCGAAGGCATTGATCTTGCGCGTTATCAGCGTCTGACCGGCCACGATATTGATCGCAAGCGTCTTGAAAGGCTGGTCGCATCGGGCATGATCGAAAAAATGGATGGAAGCTTCATCCGTGCAACGCCAGATGGCGCGCTCGTGCTTGATGCGCTGGTGGCTGATCTGGCGGCTTAG